From a region of the Lepus europaeus isolate LE1 chromosome 17, mLepTim1.pri, whole genome shotgun sequence genome:
- the HNRNPF gene encoding heterogeneous nuclear ribonucleoprotein F, with protein MMLGPEGGEGFVVKLRGLPWSCSIEDVQNFLSDCTIHDGAAGVHFIYTREGRQSGEAFVELESEDDVKMALKKDRESMGHRYIEVFKSHRTEMDWVLKHSGPNSADTANDGFVRLRGLPFGCTKEEIVQFFSGLEIVPNGITLPVDPEGKITGEAFVQFASQELAEKALGKHKERIGHRYIEVFKSSQEEVRSYSDPPLKFMSVQRPGPYDRPGTARRYIGIVKQAGLERMRPGAYSAGYGGYEEYSGLSDGYGFTTDLFGRDLSYCLSGMYDHRYGDSEFAVQSTTGHCVHMRGLPYKATENDIYNFFSPLNPVRVHIEIGPDGRVTGEADVEFATHEEAVAAMSKDRANMQHRYIELFLNSTTGASNGAYSSQVMQGMGVSAAQATYSGLESQSVSGCYGAGYSGQNSMGGYD; from the coding sequence ATGATGCTGGGTCCCGAGGGAGGTGAAGGCTTTGTGGTCAAGCTCCGTGGCCTGCCCTGGTCCTGCTCTATTGAGGACGTGCAGAACTTCCTGTCCGACTGCACGATTCATGATGGGGCCGCAGGCGTTCATTTTATCTACACTAGAGAAGGCAGGCAGAGTGGTGAGGCATTTGTCGAACTTGAATCAGAAGATGATGTCAAAATGGCCCTGAAAAAAGACAGGGAAAGCATGGGGCACCGGTACATTGAGGTGTTCAAGTCTCACAGAACCGAGATGGATTGGGTGTTGAAGCACAGCGGTCCAAACAGCGCTGACACCGCTAATGATGGCTTCGTGCGGCTTCGAGGACTCCCGTTTGGATGCACAAAGGAAGAAATTGTTCAGTTTTTCTCAGGGTTGGAAATCGTGCCAAACGGGATCACTTTGCCTGTGGACCCCGAGGGCAAGATTACAGGGGAGGCCTTCGTGCAGTTTGCCTCTCAGGAGCTAGCAGAGAAGGCGCTAGGGAAGCACAAGGAGAGAATAGGGCACAGATATATTGAGGTCTTTAAGAGCAGTCAGGAAGAAGTGAGGTCATACTCAGATCCTCCTCTGAAGTTCATGTCTGTTCAGCGACCCGGGCCCTATGACAGGCCTGGCACAGCCCGGAGGTATATTGGCATTGTGAAGCAGGCAGGCTTGGAGAGAATGCGGCCTGGCGCCTACAGCGCTGGCTATGGGGGCTATGAGGAGTACAGTGGCCTCAGCGATGGCTACGGCTTCACCACGGATCTGTTCGGAAGAGACCTCAGCTACTGCCTCTCAGGAATGTACGACCACAGATACGGAGACAGCGAGTTCGCAGTGCAGAGCACCACCGGCCACTGCGTCCACATGAGAGGGCTGCCATACAAAGCGACCGAGAACGACATCTACAACTTCTTCTCTCCACTTAACCCGGTGAGAGTCCATATTGAGATTGGCCCAGATGGAAGAGTGACGGGCGAAGCTGATGTGGAGTTTGCCACCCATGAAGAAGCTGTGGCAGCGATGTCGAAAGATAGGGCCAATATGCAGCACAGATACATAGAACTCTTCTTGAATTCCACAACGGGGGCCAGCAACGgggcctacagcagccaggtgaTGCAGGGCATGGGGGTGTCCGCAGCTCAGGCCACCTACAGTGGCCTGGAGAGCCAGTCAGTGAGCGGTTGTTATGGCGCTGGCTATAGTGGTCAGAACAGCATGGGTGGATATGATTAG